A genomic region of Streptosporangium lutulentum contains the following coding sequences:
- a CDS encoding tetratricopeptide repeat protein, with product MDANRRLRGPYTAGGAIVSALVPAARPELVARYDIELRAMSPDTHELIPARRQSAAMHLPSAERILVHAPRRTLRLSNGLAEFLLEYLTETGPRTLVVENIHEADPTDLELLTVLRRRIGPQLLTVVTGGQAVSEESLGAEEHDARADELEREGTIGARLGAIPYHREHGSDPRKALEAYRFAVEWCLEAGCHDAVVELGRRALRLADPATDPDLWWRLLHSAATALSSLNREEEAEALFELARRESVCPSVHASAAYSTGMLKVRHHDPVQRDPNSALAWVNQAIAISSLLPDPRERAFKLGFDLNGRALVEVRLGRPAKALELVQEAVELAERDLLPGEHPIHRLVLLANRAQLTVMLGRPEEALEDLNAVIAADPGYPDYYIDRGNLLHRLGRLDEATADYETAMRVGPPFPEPFYNRAEIRFSTGDHRGALSDLDHALELDPEFVDGLANRAGLLVAFGEYGKARADAEAGLALDPANPYLLCALGQVEMAEGRHRKARVAFDQALELSPSLAAAWANRGMLAFEMGDPEGAVSDFTHALEPGADPALLFNRAMALRASGRDEEALADLTRAMELAPDDDDIRRALTS from the coding sequence GTGGACGCCAATCGGCGCCTGCGCGGGCCGTACACCGCAGGAGGCGCGATCGTCTCCGCCCTGGTACCCGCCGCCCGGCCGGAGCTGGTCGCCCGGTACGACATAGAGCTGCGTGCCATGTCGCCCGACACGCATGAGCTGATCCCCGCCCGGCGCCAGTCGGCGGCCATGCATCTGCCCAGCGCGGAACGGATCCTGGTCCACGCCCCGCGCCGTACGCTTCGCCTGTCCAATGGGCTGGCCGAGTTCCTCCTCGAATACCTGACCGAAACCGGTCCCCGGACCCTGGTCGTCGAGAACATCCACGAGGCCGACCCCACCGACCTTGAGCTCCTGACGGTGCTGAGACGCCGGATCGGCCCGCAACTGCTGACCGTGGTGACCGGCGGCCAGGCCGTGTCCGAAGAGTCCCTCGGCGCGGAGGAGCATGACGCCCGCGCCGACGAACTGGAACGCGAAGGAACGATCGGCGCGCGGCTCGGGGCGATTCCCTACCACCGTGAGCACGGCAGCGACCCGCGCAAAGCGCTGGAGGCGTACAGGTTCGCGGTGGAGTGGTGCCTGGAGGCCGGTTGCCACGACGCCGTGGTGGAGCTGGGCCGGCGCGCGCTGAGACTCGCCGACCCGGCCACGGACCCCGATCTCTGGTGGCGCCTCCTGCACAGCGCCGCGACCGCGTTGAGCTCCCTGAACCGGGAGGAGGAGGCGGAGGCCCTGTTCGAGCTGGCCAGGCGCGAAAGCGTCTGCCCGAGCGTCCACGCCTCCGCCGCCTACTCCACCGGGATGCTGAAGGTCCGCCACCACGATCCGGTCCAGCGCGACCCGAACTCCGCGCTGGCCTGGGTGAACCAGGCCATCGCCATCTCCTCGCTGCTTCCCGACCCGCGCGAGCGGGCGTTCAAGCTGGGTTTCGACCTCAACGGCCGGGCGCTCGTGGAAGTACGGCTGGGCCGCCCCGCGAAGGCGCTCGAACTGGTCCAGGAGGCCGTCGAGCTGGCCGAACGCGACCTGCTGCCCGGCGAGCACCCGATCCACCGGCTGGTACTGCTGGCCAACAGGGCGCAGCTCACCGTCATGCTGGGCCGCCCGGAGGAGGCGCTGGAGGACCTGAACGCGGTGATCGCCGCCGACCCCGGCTACCCCGACTACTACATCGACCGGGGCAACCTGCTGCACCGGCTGGGCCGCCTGGACGAGGCGACCGCCGACTACGAGACCGCGATGCGGGTCGGCCCGCCCTTCCCCGAGCCGTTCTACAACCGGGCCGAGATCCGCTTCTCCACCGGAGACCACCGGGGCGCGCTCAGCGATCTGGACCACGCGCTGGAGCTGGACCCGGAGTTCGTGGACGGGCTGGCCAACCGAGCCGGACTGCTGGTCGCGTTCGGGGAGTACGGCAAGGCCAGGGCGGACGCGGAGGCCGGGCTCGCCCTGGATCCGGCCAACCCGTACCTGCTGTGCGCCCTCGGTCAGGTGGAGATGGCCGAGGGCCGTCACCGCAAGGCGCGGGTCGCCTTCGACCAGGCGCTGGAGCTCTCCCCCTCGCTGGCCGCGGCCTGGGCCAACCGGGGGATGCTCGCCTTCGAGATGGGTGACCCCGAGGGCGCCGTCTCCGACTTCACCCACGCCCTCGAACCGGGCGCGGACCCCGCCCTGCTCTTCAACCGCGCGATGGCGCTGCGTGCCTCCGGACGCGACGAGGAGGCACTGGCCGACCTCACCCGCGCGATGGAACTGGCTCCGGACGACGACGACATCCGCCGCGCGCTGACGTCCTGA
- a CDS encoding agmatine deiminase family protein — protein MPPEWHPHTRTWMSWPVAGYALADPEASYRAWSDVANTIVRYEPVTMLVDPSERDSAARWLSPGVEPVEQPLDDCWMRDNGPTFLVDGRGALAGVDWTFNGWGRHPYAKDDLVAAAVLERAGATRFRSAMVNEGGGIHVDGEGTVIVTETVQLGEKRNPGWTRERVETELRARIGAEKIIWLPRGLTADYGRYGTSGHVDLLASFARPGLVLCHVQPDPAHPDHEVTRENLAILRSSTDARGRSLEVVELMAPETREAGGELVDYSYINHYLANGLVLLCSFDDPRDAATAEIFTRLFPGRAVESVDARGIFALGGGIHCITQQQPHP, from the coding sequence ATGCCGCCGGAGTGGCATCCCCACACCCGTACCTGGATGTCCTGGCCGGTCGCCGGTTACGCGCTGGCCGACCCTGAGGCCTCCTATCGCGCCTGGTCCGACGTGGCCAACACGATCGTCCGCTACGAGCCGGTCACCATGCTGGTCGACCCGAGCGAGCGCGACTCGGCCGCCCGATGGCTGTCTCCCGGGGTCGAACCGGTGGAGCAGCCGCTGGACGACTGCTGGATGCGGGACAACGGCCCGACCTTCCTGGTGGACGGCCGGGGCGCGCTGGCGGGGGTCGACTGGACCTTCAACGGGTGGGGCCGGCACCCGTACGCCAAGGACGACCTGGTCGCCGCGGCGGTCCTGGAACGGGCGGGGGCGACCAGGTTCCGCTCCGCGATGGTCAACGAGGGCGGCGGCATCCACGTGGACGGCGAGGGCACGGTCATCGTCACCGAGACCGTCCAGCTCGGGGAGAAGCGCAACCCCGGCTGGACCAGGGAGCGGGTCGAGACCGAGCTGCGCGCGCGGATCGGCGCGGAGAAGATCATCTGGTTGCCGCGCGGCCTCACCGCCGACTACGGCAGGTACGGCACGAGCGGCCACGTCGACCTGCTCGCCTCCTTCGCCCGTCCCGGCCTGGTGCTCTGCCACGTCCAGCCCGATCCGGCCCATCCGGACCACGAGGTCACCCGGGAGAACCTGGCGATCCTGCGGTCGTCCACCGACGCGCGGGGCCGCTCCCTGGAGGTCGTGGAGCTGATGGCCCCGGAGACGCGGGAGGCCGGCGGAGAGCTCGTCGACTACTCCTACATCAACCACTACCTGGCCAACGGTCTCGTCCTGCTCTGCTCCTTCGACGACCCGCGCGACGCCGCGACGGCCGAGATCTTCACCAGGCTCTTCCCCGGGCGGGCCGTCGAATCGGTGGACGCCCGTGGCATCTTCGCCCTCGGCGGTGGCATCCATTGCATCACCCAGCAGCAGCCCCATCCGTAA
- a CDS encoding urease subunit alpha, with the protein MSVHGPRRGDRVRLGDSGLVVEVEHDSQRPGEEFLAGFGKTARDGLHLKAASVRDTCDLVISNALILDPILGVRTASIGIREGRIHAVGRAGNPDTLNGVDVVVGTGTTIVSGEGLIATAGAIDTHVHLLSPRIMEASLASGVTTIIGQEFGPVWGVGVNSPWALRHAFNAFDAWPVNIGFLARGSSSHPAPLVEALVEGGASGFKVHEDMGAHTRALDTALRVAEEHDVQVALHTDGLNECLSVEDTLAVLGGRTIHAFHIEGCGGGHVPDVLRLAGVANVIGSSTNPTLPFGRDAVAEHHGMIVSVHGLDPGLPGDAALAADRIRAGTMGAEDVLHDLGVIGITSSDAQGMGRAGETVRRTFAMAGKMKGERGAPEGHDNERVLRYLAKLTVNPAIAHGLSHEVGSLEPGKLADIVLWRPDHFGAKPQLVLKAGFPAYGVTGDPNASTDTCEPLVLGPQLGAYGATPADLSVAFVSGAAAAAGDDHMTTRRRRVGVRGTRGIGPADMVRNSRLGSVQVDALGQVTLDGDPVHSGPAESVSLNRLYFL; encoded by the coding sequence GTGAGCGTTCACGGGCCGCGCCGGGGGGATCGGGTCAGGCTCGGCGACTCCGGCCTGGTGGTCGAGGTCGAGCACGACTCCCAGAGGCCGGGAGAGGAGTTCCTCGCCGGGTTCGGCAAGACCGCCAGGGACGGCCTGCATCTGAAGGCCGCCTCCGTCAGAGACACCTGCGACCTGGTGATCAGCAACGCGCTGATCCTCGATCCGATCCTGGGGGTGCGGACCGCGTCGATCGGGATCCGCGAGGGACGCATCCACGCCGTCGGGCGAGCGGGAAACCCCGACACGCTGAACGGCGTGGACGTGGTGGTCGGCACCGGGACGACGATCGTGTCCGGCGAGGGGCTCATCGCCACGGCGGGAGCGATCGACACCCACGTTCACCTGCTCAGCCCGCGCATCATGGAGGCGTCCCTGGCCTCCGGCGTCACCACGATCATCGGCCAGGAGTTCGGGCCGGTCTGGGGCGTCGGGGTGAACTCGCCGTGGGCGCTGCGGCACGCGTTCAACGCCTTCGACGCCTGGCCGGTGAACATCGGGTTCCTGGCACGAGGCTCGTCGTCCCATCCGGCGCCCCTGGTCGAGGCGCTCGTCGAGGGCGGTGCGAGCGGCTTCAAGGTGCACGAGGACATGGGCGCGCACACCCGCGCGCTGGACACCGCGCTGCGGGTGGCCGAGGAGCACGACGTGCAGGTCGCGCTGCACACCGACGGCCTGAACGAGTGCCTGTCGGTGGAGGACACCCTCGCGGTCCTCGGGGGCAGGACGATCCACGCCTTCCACATCGAAGGCTGCGGCGGCGGGCACGTGCCGGACGTGCTCAGGCTGGCCGGCGTGGCCAACGTCATCGGCTCCTCCACCAACCCGACGCTGCCCTTCGGCCGGGACGCCGTCGCCGAGCACCACGGGATGATCGTCTCGGTGCACGGCCTCGATCCCGGCCTGCCGGGGGACGCCGCGCTGGCCGCGGACCGGATCCGGGCGGGCACGATGGGCGCCGAGGACGTGCTGCACGATCTCGGGGTCATCGGCATCACCTCCTCCGACGCGCAGGGCATGGGCCGGGCGGGCGAGACGGTCCGCCGTACGTTCGCGATGGCCGGGAAGATGAAGGGCGAGCGGGGCGCGCCCGAGGGCCACGACAACGAACGGGTGCTGCGCTACCTGGCCAAGCTGACCGTCAATCCCGCGATCGCGCACGGCCTGTCCCACGAGGTCGGCTCGCTGGAGCCGGGCAAACTGGCCGACATCGTGCTGTGGCGGCCGGACCACTTCGGCGCCAAGCCGCAACTGGTGCTGAAGGCCGGGTTCCCCGCCTACGGTGTGACGGGTGATCCCAACGCCTCCACCGACACCTGCGAGCCGCTGGTGCTGGGCCCGCAGCTCGGCGCGTACGGCGCGACCCCCGCCGATCTGTCGGTAGCCTTCGTCAGCGGGGCCGCCGCGGCCGCGGGCGACGACCACATGACGACCCGCCGGCGCCGCGTCGGCGTGCGCGGGACCCGGGGCATCGGCCCGGCGGACATGGTGCGCAACTCGCGGCTCGGGTCCGTCCAGGTGGACGCGCTCGGCCAGGTCACGCTCGACGGCGACCCCGTCCACTCGGGTCCCGCCGAATCGGTCTCGCTCAACCGCCTGTACTTCCTTTGA
- the ureA gene encoding urease subunit gamma — translation MRLTPTERDRLLLFTAAELARARSARGLRLNVPEATALIADTVCEAARDGARLAEAIAAGRSVLGPGDVLPGVADIVTEVMVEAVFDDGTRLAIVTEPFGGGSLGDLAPGAVIETTRPADRERERATRLAAEEDTIEVKVRNTATVPISVTSHFHFFETNPRLLFDRALGYGRRLAVPAGSTLRFDPGESRVARLVPIGGARVAIGFAGLVDGPLDAPGAFERAMEKARACGYLGSEPAARTASADDPAAAGPAGDDPAGER, via the coding sequence ATGCGGCTGACACCTACGGAGCGCGACCGGCTGCTGCTGTTCACCGCGGCCGAGCTGGCCCGCGCCCGGAGCGCGCGGGGACTGCGCCTGAACGTGCCGGAGGCCACCGCCCTGATCGCCGACACGGTCTGCGAGGCCGCCCGCGACGGGGCCAGGCTGGCCGAGGCGATCGCGGCGGGCCGGAGCGTGCTCGGCCCCGGCGACGTGCTGCCCGGGGTGGCCGACATCGTCACCGAGGTGATGGTCGAGGCGGTCTTCGACGACGGCACCCGGCTGGCGATCGTCACCGAGCCGTTCGGCGGCGGATCGCTCGGAGACCTGGCCCCCGGCGCGGTGATCGAGACGACGCGGCCCGCGGATCGGGAGCGGGAGCGGGCGACGCGGCTCGCGGCGGAGGAGGACACGATCGAGGTGAAGGTGCGCAACACGGCGACCGTGCCGATCAGCGTCACCTCGCACTTCCACTTCTTCGAGACGAACCCCCGGCTGCTCTTCGACCGGGCCCTGGGCTACGGGCGCCGCCTGGCCGTTCCCGCGGGTTCCACCCTGCGCTTCGATCCGGGCGAGAGTCGCGTCGCCCGGCTGGTCCCGATCGGCGGGGCGCGGGTGGCGATCGGGTTCGCCGGCCTGGTCGACGGCCCGCTGGACGCGCCGGGCGCCTTCGAACGGGCCATGGAGAAGGCCCGGGCCTGCGGCTACCTGGGAAGCGAGCCGGCGGCCCGGACCGCGAGTGCCGACGACCCGGCGGCGGCCGGGCCCGCCGGCGACGACCCGGCGGGTGAGCGGTGA
- a CDS encoding TetR/AcrR family transcriptional regulator yields the protein MTVKLERPDVRAHVLRAALLAIDEVGPDRLRVRDIAERAGMSSGHVMYYFGKRDRILVSTLLLSEDELAERRTAELAAVADPREAVGRLVELYLPTGAGDVRWRLWAQVVARPPQDEETLARIAGFVGTWVRELARIVAQGVGEGAFRPVDDPEDHALRMCRIMDSLAHDVLLGLPGCDSGWAREQAMRAIRRELLP from the coding sequence ATGACGGTGAAGCTGGAGCGCCCCGACGTGCGAGCCCACGTGCTGCGGGCGGCGCTGCTGGCGATCGACGAGGTGGGGCCCGACCGGCTGCGCGTGCGCGACATCGCCGAACGGGCCGGGATGAGCAGCGGTCATGTCATGTACTACTTCGGCAAGCGCGACCGGATCCTCGTCTCGACGCTGCTGCTCAGCGAGGACGAGCTGGCCGAGCGCCGGACCGCCGAGCTCGCGGCCGTGGCCGACCCGCGCGAGGCGGTCGGCCGCCTGGTGGAGCTGTACCTGCCCACCGGCGCGGGCGACGTCCGCTGGCGGCTGTGGGCCCAGGTCGTCGCCCGCCCGCCGCAGGACGAGGAGACGCTGGCCAGGATCGCCGGGTTCGTCGGCACCTGGGTGCGGGAGCTGGCCCGCATCGTGGCCCAGGGGGTGGGGGAGGGAGCGTTCCGGCCGGTGGACGATCCGGAGGACCACGCGCTGCGAATGTGCCGGATCATGGACAGCCTCGCGCACGACGTGCTCCTCGGGCTGCCCGGCTGCGACTCCGGATGGGCTCGCGAGCAGGCGATGCGGGCGATCCGGCGGGAGCTGCTGCCCTGA
- a CDS encoding glycerophosphodiester phosphodiesterase, protein MFRRLGLIITTTLAALTVFASTAVAAPPPSITNVAHRGASAYAPENTVAAFNLAREQRADVFELDVQETKDHKLVLMHDTTLARTTDVEGVFPGRAPWRVGDLTLAEIRKLDAGSWFSPEYKGERVPTFQEALRAMSASPLGLLLEVKAPQLYPGVEARIADELRRNPSWLRPGRLTVQSFDWDSMRTFHQDLPQVPIGLLGTPTTAELPELAEFADHVNPPYNDLTPEYVQRVHELHMKIFTWTVDAPEIMRRLISYGVDGIITNKPDVLRKITSALRQRAA, encoded by the coding sequence ATGTTCCGACGACTCGGCCTCATCATCACGACCACGCTGGCGGCCCTGACGGTGTTCGCCTCCACGGCGGTCGCCGCACCGCCGCCGTCGATCACCAACGTCGCCCACCGTGGCGCCTCCGCGTACGCGCCGGAGAACACCGTCGCGGCCTTCAATCTGGCGCGGGAACAGCGCGCCGACGTGTTCGAGCTCGACGTCCAGGAGACGAAGGACCACAAGCTGGTCCTGATGCACGACACGACGCTGGCCCGCACCACCGACGTCGAGGGGGTCTTCCCCGGTCGCGCCCCCTGGAGGGTCGGTGACCTCACGCTGGCGGAAATCCGGAAACTGGACGCGGGCTCGTGGTTCTCCCCGGAGTACAAAGGTGAGCGGGTGCCCACCTTCCAAGAGGCGCTGCGCGCGATGAGCGCGAGCCCGCTCGGCCTGCTCCTGGAGGTCAAGGCGCCGCAACTCTACCCGGGCGTCGAGGCCCGTATCGCCGACGAACTACGGCGCAACCCCTCGTGGCTGCGTCCCGGCCGACTCACCGTGCAGTCGTTCGACTGGGACTCGATGCGAACGTTCCACCAGGACCTGCCCCAGGTTCCGATCGGCCTGCTCGGCACGCCGACGACCGCGGAACTCCCGGAACTCGCGGAATTCGCCGACCACGTCAACCCGCCCTACAACGATCTCACCCCGGAGTACGTCCAGCGCGTCCACGAGCTTCACATGAAGATCTTCACCTGGACCGTGGACGCCCCGGAGATCATGCGCCGCCTGATCTCCTACGGGGTGGACGGCATCATCACCAACAAACCCGACGTGCTGCGCAAGATCACCTCAGCCTTGAGGCAGCGCGCCGCCTGA
- a CDS encoding YceI family protein, translating into MSITSGRHTLGPGSGRLLVHTTRSGLGAKAGHDLTIEATRWHGEATVDLADPAGSSVTVDVDAGSFEVREGTGGIRPLTGSDREEIEKNLRRKVLHTERHPTITFRSARVDGTAEAFRVEGDLTIVGVTRPVTLRGSLAEGHARGSASIVQTHWGIQPYSAFFGALKLGDEVEVRFDLDLTPKSPSPSA; encoded by the coding sequence GTGAGCATCACCTCCGGCAGGCACACACTGGGACCGGGGTCCGGCCGGCTCCTCGTCCACACGACCCGTAGCGGGCTGGGCGCGAAGGCCGGTCACGACCTCACCATCGAGGCCACCCGCTGGCACGGCGAGGCCACGGTCGATCTCGCCGACCCGGCCGGATCCTCGGTGACCGTCGACGTCGACGCCGGCTCCTTCGAGGTTCGTGAGGGAACCGGCGGCATCAGGCCGCTCACCGGCTCCGACCGCGAAGAGATCGAGAAGAACCTCCGGAGGAAGGTCCTTCACACCGAGCGCCATCCGACGATCACGTTCCGGTCGGCCCGGGTCGACGGGACCGCGGAGGCGTTCCGCGTCGAAGGCGATCTCACCATCGTCGGCGTCACCCGGCCCGTCACGCTGCGGGGCTCGCTGGCCGAGGGCCATGCGCGCGGCTCGGCGTCCATCGTGCAGACCCACTGGGGGATCCAGCCCTACTCGGCGTTCTTCGGCGCGCTCAAGCTCGGCGACGAGGTCGAGGTGCGGTTCGACCTCGATCTCACCCCGAAGTCACCGTCGCCCTCCGCGTAG